The sequence below is a genomic window from Campylobacter concisus.
GCAAATGATATCGTTGCTAGCTTGCCAGGCGCTGTGCATAAAATTTTAGTTAGCGCAGGAGACCATGTCAAAAAAGGTCAGGCTATAGTCGTGCTTGAAGCGATGAAGATGGAGATAGAGGTCAAAGCTCCAAAAGATGGTGTGATAGGCTCTATTGAAGTTAGCAAAGGTCAAAGCGTCGCAAACAATCAAGTGGTGGCTAAATTTAAATAAATTTGCCCATTTTAAAAAGAGAGTGTTAAGCGAAATTTGATTAACATTTTGATGACTTTTAGGTCAGAATTTATAAAAAATGAAAATTTTAAAAGGAAATAACATGATAAACAAACTAGACGAACTAGGTCTAAAAGAGATCAAAAAGATAAATCACAATCTAAGCTACGACGAGCTTTTTGAGCTTGAAAAGGCAAACAACGAAGGCAGGGTTTCAAGCAACGGCACATTTATGGTTGATACGGGAATTTTTACTGGAAGAAGCCCAAAAGATAAGTACTTTGTAAAACAAGATCCGAGTCAGAAGTATATCGCTTGGGGTAAGATAAATCAGCCTATCACAAAAGAGCTTTTTGACAAGCTTCTTAAAAAAGCAAAAGAGCAGCTAAGCGGCAAGGAAATTTTCATCCAAGACGCATTTTGTGGAGCTAGTAAAAAGAGCCAAAAATCAGTCCGTTTTGTCACCGAAGTAGCGTGGCAAGCACATTTTGTAAAAAATATGTTCATCCGCCCAAGCGAGGAAGAGCTGGCTAAATTTGAGCCTGATTTTGTAGTATATAACGCTTGTAAGACAAAAAATGAGGACTACAAGGCTGATGGGCTACATTCAGATGTCTTTGTTATCTTCAACGTCGAGGAAAATGTCGCAGTGATCGGCGGTACGTGGTACGGTGGTGAGATGAAAAAGGGTATTTTTTCTATGATGAACTACTGGTTGCCACTTGAAGGTAAACTAAGTATGCACTGCTCTGCAAACGTAGGCGAAAAAGGCGATACAGCACTATTTTTTGGTCTATCTGGTACTGGCAAAACGACACTTTCAACTGATCCAAAACGCAAGCTAATAGGCGATGATGAGCACGGCTGGGACGATGATGGCGTGTTTAATTTTGAGGGCGGCTGCTACGCAAAATGTATCAACCTTGATCCAAGCAGCGAGCCAGAAATTTACGCAGCGATTAGGCGTGATGCGCTACTTGAAAACGTCGTGGCTGACGAAAAGGGCGTGGTTGATTACAAAGATGGCTCAAAGACTGAAAACACACGTGTGAGCTATCCGATCTATCACATCGACAATTACGAGCCAAGCTCAAGTGCCGGCCATCCAAAAAATATTATCTTTTTAAGCGCTGACGCTTTTGGCGTGCTTCCTCCAGTTGCAAAGCTGACAAAAGAGCAGGCGATGTATTATTTCCTAAGTGGCTATACAGCAAAAGTTGCTGGCACAGAGCGCGGTATAACTGAGCCTGTTGCTACTTTTAGCGCTTGCTTTGGCGAGCCATTTATGCCACTTCACCCAACCGTCTATGCAAAACTACTAGGTGAGAAGATCGATAAACACGGCGTTAATGTCTATCTTGTAAATACAGGCTGGAGCGGCGGTGCTTACGGCGTTGGCAAGCGTATGAGCATAAAAGCGACACGTGCTTGCATAAATGCAATCCTTGATGGCAGCATCACAAAATGTGAGTTTGAAAATTTTGATAAATTTAACTTTGCTATACCAAAAGAGCTTGATGGTGTCGAGACAAAACTGCTAAACCCTATAAACACATGGGCAAATCCTGCTGAGTATAACGCTTCACGTGATAAGCTCGCTAAAATGTTTGTTGAAAATTTCAAACGTTACGAAGATGTAAAAGAGGGTGTTGAGTACGCTAAAGCTGGACCAAAAGCTTAATTTATATGGCCTTGCAAAGCTTCTTGTAAGGCTGTTCCTAATATCTTACAAGAATTTTTAGTTGGTATTTTTGATATGGCTAAATTTAAAGTATCTCTCTTCCAAATTCCAAGCTCAAGTATTACATTTGCAAATTTATTCTAGTAAGTAACAAAATATTAGATATTGCCAAATATATGAGTTACTAATAAAATTTTCCTATTACACTTAGCCTAGTTTTTTCTGTGCTTGAACCAAGTATCAAATATCATTTATTGTGCTACTGTTTTCTAAAAATTTTTATAGGTTTTAGGAGGAGATAGATTGCATAAATTTAGGGTAAAAAGAAAAAATAAGGGCAAAGTTGCCCTTATAGTTATAAATGTATATTATGAGTGAAAGTGAAATTCCTCTGGATGATCTAGTGCGTATCTAAATTTATCCATATCGACTTTTTTATCCCAGATAGAAACTATCATGCAACCAACAGCGTTACCGCAGAGATTACCAACTGCACGCATCTCTGACATAAATTTATCAACGCCAAGTAGCACAGCCACGGTGACAACTGGTATGCCAGTGCTTGGGAGTGCGCTTAGTGTGCCTGCAAGGACGACAAAGCCTGAGCCTGTCACGCCAACAGCGCCTTTACTTGTGATCATTAGCACGATTAGAATACTTATTAGATGCTCAAAACTTAGCGGGATGTTGAAAGCTTGCGCTAAGAAGATAACGCTTAAGCTTAGATAGATGTTGGTGCAGTCAAGGTTAAATGAGTAGCCAGTCGGGATAATAAGTCCAACTGCGCCTCTATTTATACCAGCTGATTCTAGCTTTTGCATAAGTGGCGCAAGAGCTGTTTCGCTCGAGCTTGTCGCAAAGACTACCAATACCTCTTTTGAAATAAAACGCATAAATTTAAAGACATTGATTTTTGCAAAATAGCAAATAATGCCAAGCACGACAAAAATAAAAAAGCAGCTCGCAAGTGCCATAACAACCAAAAGTTCCATCATGCCAAGAAGCGTTCCGATACCAAATTTGCCGATTAGATAAGCCATAGCCGAAAATGCAGCCACTGGGCTAAAGAGCATAAGCCAACTAAGAAGTTTTAAGACATAGTGCTGAATAAATTCAAGTGGCTTTAGGCAAGCTTGTTTTTTATCATGAGCTAGCAGCGAAAGTACGATGGCAACGATAATAGCCATGAAAAGTACTTGAAGTGTGTTTGATTTTATAAATGGATCAAGTATATGCACGTAAGGGAAAATATCATCTACTGGCACAGCACCTCTTAAAAGATGAAGTGTATGTGCTACAAATCCGCTATTTGCGTCCATATTTGCAGCTTGAGATGTAAATTTAGCTACACTTGATGCATCAAGCTGAGTGTAGTCAAGATTCATACCATGTCCTGGACGAAGTGTTTCGCCAAAGATGATACCAACAGCAAGCGCAAGTGTGCTAACTATCTCAAAATAGATAAATGCCTTTAATCCAATAGATCCAAGATCTTTTAGACTCTCGAGCCCAACGATACCTGAAACGATCGTTAAAAAGATAATAGGACCAATTAAAATTTTAAGTGCTTTTATAAAATAATCAATGCCTGGCTTGCTTGCTATACCAAGCTCAGGTGCGACCATGCCAACGATAACGCCACCAACAATACCGATCACAACCCAAAAGGCAAGATTGGTAAATAATCTTACAGCAAGATTTCCTTGCTTTTTAGCATTATTCATAAATTTCCCCTTTACAGGCTTTCTCTGATCTTAGCAGAGATGATCTTATCGCCTTGTCTTATAGCGTCAAGCACCTTTAGGCTCTCTTCATC
It includes:
- the pckA gene encoding phosphoenolpyruvate carboxykinase (ATP), coding for MNKLDELGLKEIKKINHNLSYDELFELEKANNEGRVSSNGTFMVDTGIFTGRSPKDKYFVKQDPSQKYIAWGKINQPITKELFDKLLKKAKEQLSGKEIFIQDAFCGASKKSQKSVRFVTEVAWQAHFVKNMFIRPSEEELAKFEPDFVVYNACKTKNEDYKADGLHSDVFVIFNVEENVAVIGGTWYGGEMKKGIFSMMNYWLPLEGKLSMHCSANVGEKGDTALFFGLSGTGKTTLSTDPKRKLIGDDEHGWDDDGVFNFEGGCYAKCINLDPSSEPEIYAAIRRDALLENVVADEKGVVDYKDGSKTENTRVSYPIYHIDNYEPSSSAGHPKNIIFLSADAFGVLPPVAKLTKEQAMYYFLSGYTAKVAGTERGITEPVATFSACFGEPFMPLHPTVYAKLLGEKIDKHGVNVYLVNTGWSGGAYGVGKRMSIKATRACINAILDGSITKCEFENFDKFNFAIPKELDGVETKLLNPINTWANPAEYNASRDKLAKMFVENFKRYEDVKEGVEYAKAGPKA
- a CDS encoding cation:dicarboxylate symporter family transporter, whose amino-acid sequence is MNNAKKQGNLAVRLFTNLAFWVVIGIVGGVIVGMVAPELGIASKPGIDYFIKALKILIGPIIFLTIVSGIVGLESLKDLGSIGLKAFIYFEIVSTLALAVGIIFGETLRPGHGMNLDYTQLDASSVAKFTSQAANMDANSGFVAHTLHLLRGAVPVDDIFPYVHILDPFIKSNTLQVLFMAIIVAIVLSLLAHDKKQACLKPLEFIQHYVLKLLSWLMLFSPVAAFSAMAYLIGKFGIGTLLGMMELLVVMALASCFFIFVVLGIICYFAKINVFKFMRFISKEVLVVFATSSSETALAPLMQKLESAGINRGAVGLIIPTGYSFNLDCTNIYLSLSVIFLAQAFNIPLSFEHLISILIVLMITSKGAVGVTGSGFVVLAGTLSALPSTGIPVVTVAVLLGVDKFMSEMRAVGNLCGNAVGCMIVSIWDKKVDMDKFRYALDHPEEFHFHS